A segment of the Chitinophagaceae bacterium genome:
TCAACAGACGACCTGCTTGAGAATATTTTTAGGAATTTTTGCATTGGAAAGTAACCGCTACAAAACAACCAAAGAACAAACAATTAATAAACTTACTAAAAGCCTTTAATTAAGGGCTTTTTTTATTGGAAATCTAATGTCCCAAAAGTTTCATTAAAAGGTCTTGAAATTTCCCCGCTCTTTCGGATTTGTAATCCGAAAGTACTCCACGCCGTGGTTGTGTGTTATCACCAACCACATGTAATTTCAACATTTTTTTATCTGCCTCTTAAAAACCTTAACTCTCTTTTGTTTAACTTTCGCAAAAACTCCCAACCAACATTTCTATAAACTTCAACATAACCCCCGCTCTTTCGGATTTGTAATCCGAAAGTGTGCCCTTGCATTCGCTGGTATACTACGAGTGAATACGCTGATTATGCTCCGGAAATAAATAGTTCCGATACTAAAAAAAATTTCTTCTATGTTTTCAAAAGCAACTAAATTCTACTGTTAATTTACATGTGCTTTATCATTCTATGTATTGTTCTAATGTAGAGACGCGATTAATCGCGTCTCTACATTAGAACAATAATCTTCCCTTAACCAGCTCTTTCAAATTTGCAATCCGAAAGTGTAATCCGGGATTAAAAGCAAATTGCAAAACATTTAAATGAAATATTAAAAAGGTATTTAAATGCCTCTACTCTTTATTTTATTACAAAAAAATAAAATTCGTATCAGAAAAATTTAGTTTGAAAAAAAGACCTAAACGGTTCAATTAGGTTGTCTTGTCCGTGAGGGCAATACTGACAGGGGAAGAACTCATTCGGAGTGATGAATTTTGATCTTTTCAAAAACAACAGATAAGTGATTTGTTCGAGATAATCACCATAGCCAACCTCATCATCCAGGAGAACATGGGCAAAATTCCAGATTTTTGATATGAGACTTGATTCGTTACTCATTGATTATTTTTAAAAGTTTTTTGAATGTAAACAAACTTGGCCTTCTGCCGGATCCTTTTTCCATGCATTCTATTATATGATTTTCTTCCATTGATTTAATCAATCTTGATGCACTGGTTTTTGGCACACTTGAATACTGCTGAAAATCTGTTGTATTAAAAATAGGTTGCGAAAAAATAAAATCAAGACACTGAATGGCATATTGTGAATGTGTGTTATTTACCATTTCTAATTTCATTTGATCATAAAGTGCCAATATCTGACGTGTTTGTTGCATATTTTTTTCTGCCTGGTGAATAATCCCTCTCAAAAAAAAGATAATCCAACTTGTCCAGTCTCCATTATCTGATATTCCTTTCAGTGCGTCATAATATTGTGGTCTGTTACTTTCAAGGTATTGACTCATATAAAAAACAGGCTGATGAATTATTCCTTTGTGAAAAAGAAATAAAGGAATCAAAATCCTGCCAATACGGCCATTCCCATCCATGAAGGGATGAATAATTTCAAATTGTGCATGGACAATTGCTAATTGAACCATTACGTCCTTATCATCATAATGCAAATATTTTTCCCAATTATCGAGCGCTCTATTCATTTCCGGTACGGAAGGAGGTATAAATCGTGCATTTTCCACTTTAGAACCCGGTGTTCCAATCCAGTTTTGAATACGTCTGAAATTACCCGGGTCTTTACTTTCTCCTCTTACATCCTGTAATAAGATTTTGTGTATTCTTTTGATGCCATTCAAGCTAAGTGGTCTTTTTTCCATATTGTCTCTACCGGCAATTAACGCCCTTCTATAATTAATCACTTCCCATATATCCCCTTTTTTAGTTTCTTTCTTGTAATGGTGACCGGCTTCAAACTCCATCACTTCTTCAAGTGTTGCTTGCGTCCCCTCTATTTTTGATGATAATACTGCTTCTTGTGTCCGCAATGGGGACAACAATACATCAGGATTAATGACTGATAGAAGGTGTCCGTCATATTTTGCCACATAACGGTTTGCCTTTCCCATCAGCTCTACAAAT
Coding sequences within it:
- a CDS encoding Fic family protein, producing the protein MNQPFIPDKLPLKNLDWSAFVELMGKANRYVAKYDGHLLSVINPDVLLSPLRTQEAVLSSKIEGTQATLEEVMEFEAGHHYKKETKKGDIWEVINYRRALIAGRDNMEKRPLSLNGIKRIHKILLQDVRGESKDPGNFRRIQNWIGTPGSKVENARFIPPSVPEMNRALDNWEKYLHYDDKDVMVQLAIVHAQFEIIHPFMDGNGRIGRILIPLFLFHKGIIHQPVFYMSQYLESNRPQYYDALKGISDNGDWTSWIIFFLRGIIHQAEKNMQQTRQILALYDQMKLEMVNNTHSQYAIQCLDFIFSQPIFNTTDFQQYSSVPKTSASRLIKSMEENHIIECMEKGSGRRPSLFTFKKLLKIINE